A window from Drosophila subobscura isolate 14011-0131.10 chromosome O, UCBerk_Dsub_1.0, whole genome shotgun sequence encodes these proteins:
- the LOC117899161 gene encoding uncharacterized protein LOC117899161 produces the protein MVLVPAARGIVQALMRSNTFEEIAQIMECDVESVVSCIKECQLVEGNTATFKLPTKPATVRRPHKVADNVVEQILRAHPSYTSLDVQRELVSQHGIEMNRRTLQRRVSDIKSKAVPAKNVGLSVDARNRRVDWALAHQDWTVCDWRNVFNMDDQKFVDGSPPKQIFVDTLVGPEGSNCNDLSLREQLMAIIQPKIQAQAPKNVHEFRAVLYDAWHSDQEMVDKIEQLYESMPGRVQLVLLSGGDKIKL, from the coding sequence ATGGTACTCGTACCTGCTGCGCGCGGCATAGTGCAGGCTCTGATGCGCTCAAACACCTTCGAGGAGATAGCCCAGATCATGGAGTGCGACGTGGAGAGTGTCGTCAGCTGCATCAAGGAGTGCCAACTGGTCGAGGGAAACACCGCCACATTTAAACTACCGACGAAGCCAGCGACAGTGCGTCGTCCGCACAAAGTGGCGGATAATGTGGTGGAGCAGATTCTGAGAGCTCATCCGTCGTACACTTCGCTGGATGTGCAGCGGGAGCTGGTGTCCCAGCACGGCATCGAGATGAACCGTCGCACCCTGCAGCGTCGCGTGAGCGATATCAAGTCGAAGGCTGTCCCAGCGAAGAACGTGGGTCTGAGTGTGGACGCCAGGAATCGCCGCGTGGACTGGGCCCTGGCACACCAGGACTGGACAGTGTGCGACTGGCGCAATGTCTTCAATATGGATGATCAGAAGTTTGTAGATGGATCGCCGCCTAAGCAGATTTTCGTGGATACCCTGGTGGGTCCAGAGGGTAGCAATTGCAATGACCTGAGTCTCCGCGAGCAGCTGATGGCCATAATCCAGCCGAAAATACAGGCGCAGGCTCCAAAGAATGTCCACGAGTTCCGCGCCGTGCTCTACGATGCGTGGCACAGCGACCAGGAGATGGTGGACAAGATCGAACAACTATACGAGTCGATGCCGGGTCGCGTGCAGTTAGTTTTGCTCAGTGGCGGCGACAAAATCAAGCTCTAA
- the LOC117899162 gene encoding thioredoxin domain-containing protein 9: MAHLLENQLFNAAKTIEQQLDQQLDRLDNLDSDDLKVLREQRLRELKELNNKKQEWLRNGHGTYTELADEKEFFEVSKKSPNIVCHFYRDSTERCRIVDMHLKTLAAKHVEAKFCKVNAEKSPFLTQRLRIKVIPTIALVKDSKTKDFIVGFSDLGNCDDFSTEMLEWRIAHSAVIDYKGDLMQPPDVKRKPYMNRPQKTIRGGYDSDDSDIELDD, encoded by the exons ATGGCACACCTATTGGAAAATCAATTGTTCAATGCGGCGAAGAcgatcgagcagcagctggaccaGCAGCTCGACCGCTTGGACAACCTGGACTCTGACGACTTGAAGGTGTTGCGCGAGCAGCGCCTACGCGAATTAAAAGAGCTGAACAACAAGAAGCAAGAGTGGCTCAGAAAT GGGCATGGCACCTACACGGAGCTGGCCGATGAGAAAGAGTTCTTCGAGGTGTCGAAAAAGTCACCCAATATCGTGTGCCACTTCTACAGAGACAGCACCGAGCGCTGCCGCATCGTGGACATGCACCTGAAGACCCTGGCGGCCAAGCATGTGGAGGCCAAGTTCTGCAAGGTGAACGCCGAGAAGAGCCCATTCCTGACGCAGCGCCTGCGCATCAAGGTGATACCCACCATTGCCCTGGTGAAGGACAGCAAGACGAAGGACTTTATTGTGGGCTTCAGCGACCTGGGCAACTGCGATGATTTCTCCACGGAGATGCTCGAGTGGCGCATCGCCCACTCGGCCGTGATTGACTACAAGGGCGATCTGATGCAGCCGCCAGATGTGAAGCGCAAGCCGTACATGAACCGCCCCCAAAAGACAATACGTGGCGGCTACGATTCCGATGACTCTGACATCGAGCTGGATGACTAA